In Oncorhynchus nerka isolate Pitt River linkage group LG21, Oner_Uvic_2.0, whole genome shotgun sequence, the genomic window tatttatatagcccttcgtacatcagctgatatctcaaagtgctgtacagaaacccagcctaaaaccccaaacagcaagcaatgcaggtgtagaagcacagcggctaggaaaaactccctagaaaggccaaaacctaggaagaaaccaggctgtgtgtccacatcaccaacaagcgAACAtgttccaagcacaccaagacagtcgtgaagccagcacgacaaaacctattcccactcaggagactgaaaagatttggcatggatcctcatATTCtctaaaggttctacagctgcaccatcagctGCACCATGGTTGAATATCTGtccggtatggcaactgctcagcctccgaccgcaaggcactacagagggtagtgtgaacggcctagtacatcactggggacaagcttcctgccacccaggacctctgtaccaggccatgacagaggaaggccctaaaaattgtcaaagactccagccaccctagtcattgactggtttctctgctaccgcacggcaagcggtaccggagcaccaagtctaggtccaagaggcttctaaacagcttctacccccaatccataagactcctgaacatctagtcaaacaGCTAATCAGACTACTTGCATCCCCccctttacaccgctgctactctctgtggttatcatctatgcattgtcattttaataactccacctacatattacctcaactaaaacGGTGcacctacacattgactctgtacgcccctgtatatagtctcactattgttattttactgctgctctttaattacttgttacttttatttcttattcttagtattatttgtttttaaactgcattgttgcttacaggctcgtaagtaagcatttcactgttgcatTCGGTAGCGCGAACCAGATTCTGCACTTGAGGTACCGTGGCCGGTTGCTTCACCTAAGGTATTTAGGCAAGTCGTGGCACTTGATGAAGCATTGTGGCCAGTTGCTTCACCTAAGGTATTTGGGCCAGTTGCCACACTTGCCGAGGCATTATGGGTGGCCGCTTGCGTGGCACTGTGGCCAGTTGCTTCCGCTGCCAGGGCACTGTGGCCAGTTACTTCACCTGAGGCATTTGGGCCAGTCGTGTCGCTTGCTGAGGTATTATGGGTTGCTGCTTCTGCTGAGGCACGGGAGTCGGATACTTCACCCAAGGCATTTGGGCCAGTCGTGATGCTTGCTGAGGTATTATGGGTTGCTGCTTCTGCTGAGGCAAGGTAGTCGGATACTTCACCCGAGGTATTTGGGCCAGTCTAGATGCTTGCTGAGGTATTATGGGTTGCTGCTTCTGCTGAGGCAAGGTAGTCGGATACTTCACCCAAGGTATTTGGGCCAGTCGTGACGCTTGATGAGGCATTGTGGGTGGCCGTTTGCATGGCACTGTGTCCAGTTGCTTCCGCTGCCGAGGCACCGTAGCTTCACCTAAGGTATTTGGGCCTGTTGCCATACTTTCCGAGGCATTATGGGTGACCGCTTGCACGGCACTGTGGCCAGCTGCTTCACGTAAGGCATTTGGGCCAGTCGTGGCACTTGAtgagcataccaccctgcataccactgctggcttgcttctgaagctaagcagggtcggtcctggtcagtccctggatgggagaccagatgctgctggaagtggtattGGAGGGCTAGTAgggggcactctttcctctggtctaaaacatacatatatatctatatatcccaatgccccagggcagtgattgaggacactgccctgtgtttttattttttatttttttatttcgcctttatttaaccaggtaggcaagttgagaacaagttctcatttacaattgcgacctggccaagataaagcaaagcagttcgacacatacaacgacacagagttacacatggagtaaaacaaacatacagtctataatacagtataaacaagtctatatacaatgtgagcaaattaggtgagaagggaggtaaaggcaaaaaaggccatggtggcaaagtaaatacaatatagcaagtaaaacactggaatggtagttttgcaatggaagaatgtgcaaagtagaaataaaaataatggggtgcaaaggagcaaaataaaataaattaattaaatacagttgggaaagaggtagttgtttgggctaaattataggtgggctatgtacaggtgcagtaatctgtaagatgctctgacagttggtgcttaaagctagtgagggagataagtgtttccagtttgagatttttgtagttcgttccagtcattggcagcagagaactggaaggagaggcggccaaagaaagaattggttttgggggtgactagagagatatacctgctggagcgtgtgctacaggtgggagatgctatggtgaccagcgagctgagataaggggggactttacctagcagggtcttgtagatgacatggagccagtgggtttggcgacgaatatgaagcgagggccagccaacgagagcgtacaggtcgcagtggtgggtgatatatggggctttggtgacaaaacggatggcactgtgataaactgcatcacatttgttgagtagagtgatggaggctattttatagatgacatcaccaaagtcaaggatcggtaagatagtcagttttacgagggtgtgtttggcagcatgagtgaaggaggcttttttgcgaaataggaagcggattctagatttaatattggattggagatgcttaatgcgagtctggaaggagaatttacagcctagccagacacctaggtatttgtagttgtccacatattctaagtcacaaccgtccagagtagtgatgctggacaagcgggcaggtgcgggcagtgatcggttgaagagcatgcatttagttttacttgcatttaagagcagttggaggccacggaaggagagttgtatggcattgaagctcatctggaggttagttacagtgtccaaagaagggccagaagtatacagaatggtgtcgtctgcggagaggtggatcagagaataacCAGCAGCGAGAGAGACATCTTTGATATctacagagaagagtcggcccgagaattgaaccctgtggcacccccatagagactgcaagaggtccggacaacaggccctccgatttgacacactgaactctatatcagagaaatagttggtgaaccaggcgaggcaatcatttgagaaaccaaggctgttgagtctgccactAAGAATGTGgtaattgacagagtcgaaagccttggccaggtcgatgaatacggctgcaaagtaatatctcttatcgatggcggttatatcgtttaggaccttgagagtggctgatgtgcacccatgaccaacattgaaaccagattgcatagctgagaaggtacggtgggattcgaaatggtcggtaatctgtttgttgacttggctttcgaagaccttagaaaggcaggataGATTGCGTCTGTAGCAATTTGGGTCTAGAGGATCGTGGACCAATCCGATGGTTTTATAGAGGGAAATATAACTTTCCATTGCACTGTGTGAGCTTAATCAAGTGCACCTTTTAATGCAGGCTAATGAAGTTCTTGCCAGGGGCTTTTGCAGATGCAACCTCAGTGGTCCGGGAAGAAATGTGTTGTGCAAAAAGGCTGTGCACACATTGAGATTGTGTCCAAAAATTCCATACCGTGACAAATGAAATGAAGTCGTCTGTTGAGGTACGCTAGACAAGAGATTGTCCAACAGCAAAGTGTAACTCCTTGTAGAAAATTCAATGCATATACAATTTCATTCGTGTTCATTAGTCTGTGGCCAAACAGTCAACTACAACAGGCAAATATGTCAAGTTACAAAAAGTCCTGGGTGACATCTTATGCTAGTTAAACTGCCATGCTAGTGCCTACCAGCTTCCTCTTTGGAACTTAATGGATCCATTTAAGGGCTGAATTCTCATACTATGCAGTAAGATTAATAACTGGTTAAGAAAATGTACATGTTTGAAGACAGAATATATTTGTTAATTGATAGGTTAAACCGCTCCAGGCATCATAAAAATCAAATACACCGAATCCATTCTATAGGAGCCTGTGGTACAATAAATGGACTAGGAGGAATGGGCTACAGGTGAAGAGTATTGAGGCCCGTCAAAATCCAGTTGAAGCTAGAACATTTAGAAtgggctgagtctcaatccactgcatccgccTGTCGCCCTTCAGCATCTGCGCTGGACAGGGGCCGAGCTACAGTGGTGTTGGTCAGACACCCCAAAATAATCTCAAAAACATCTATAGCTTCAGAACGGTTTGGCATACAAACTATGACCATTATGGAAAATTGACCCGAACATACATACGTTTCCCTCTGACCCCACAATTGTATGACgcatctgaaggtaacccagaCAAACAGAAGTATGGAGGTAGATGTGCCAACAGGGGTTGAAGCAGCCAAAACATTGTAGGCATCACCTAGATATGGAACAGACACTTCTAAACTGATTTAACTCTTTGCCATTTGTGGTGTGGGCTATAGTAGAAGGCCAAATACAAGTTTGAAACCAAAAGGTCACTCAATTCTAATAGCCAAATGAGCCATGGTCTGACCATCTAAAAACAATTCCCTATATGTTAATTTACTCACCAACAACTTACACTGAGGTTGAAGACAGTCTCACTGTATACAATGCATGCCTACATCTAAAGTATGAACATGAGGAATGTCTGACAACTCACCCCTTCACAAATACTCTTACGTAGACCCAAGCTTTTATTTTTAACAACCAGTAGCAAAGGTAAAAGATGAACAACCAAAGAATTAACTGAACAGTCATTTTTACAAGACTGCGCACCACCTGTTCTCAATTCGCAAGCAATGGACACGCGAGAATCATTATTTCAAAGAGACAAGGCATTTTTGAAAGTAAAATTGTATATGTATTCCATAACTCTGGAGTAGCAAGAGCACCAGCAACTTCCTGGTCGAAACAAAAGCACAAAGAAATGCAGTGTCAGCAACACAGAATGTTAAGTAACCAATGTTAAACAATTCTCACCATTAGAGCTTCTAGAGGATGAATCCATTACATTTTCCTGTTGATAGATATATGGTTAGTACAAAGGACTTCAAATTCAGAGAGCTAAGTTCAGAGCAGGTTAAAGTGAACCATTACCTTGCAGAATCCTTTACTAGTGGTGGATATATGCTTGGTGCACCAAAGCTAACATAACCGTCCTTGGGAGCATTTCCACTGTCAACAGGCATTGCCTCCCTAGGAGTGTAGCCGATTTGGGAAAAGACAGTTCTGCCATTCTCGTAGTGCGATTTGGAACTGTAGGAATAGATTGGGATGACACCCGACTGTTCAACGATGCTGGCCTGAGCGCTACCAGAGGCACCATCTTCAGTGCTTTGGTAGTGCTTCTGCTGAGGCATGGCGGTCAGTTGCTGCTGTGGCATGGCAGTGTGTAGCTTCCGCTGCTGGGACATTTGAGCTGGATACCACACTTGCTGGGATACGGCGGTCGGCTGCTCCTGCGGTAGAGGGGTGGAGGCCGGTTGCTTCTGCTGCTGGGGAGATTGagctggatgccacacttgctgatGAGTCTGCGGCATGGCGGTCAGTGCAGCGACTTGTTGCTTCTGGACCATTTTAGCTGGATACCACACGTCGTGAGGCTGCTGGGGCATAGGGGCCGGTTGCTTCTGTGCCAGATGCAACACTTGCTGAAGCATGGCAGCCGGTTGCTTATGCTGCTGGGGCATTTGAGCCGTTTGCCACAGTTGTTGGGGTATGGCAGTCAGTTCCTTCTGCGGTAGATGCATAGGGGCTGGTTGCTTCTGCTCCTGAGGAAATTGATttggatgccacacttgctgagGTGGCTGGGGCATGGCGGTCGGTTCAATTTGCTGCCGAGTTTCAGTAGCTGGTTGCTTTTGCTGCTGTGGCATTTGagctggatgccacacttgcGGGGGCAGGGTGGCCTGTTCCTTCTGCGGTTGAGGCATTGGGGCTGGTTGCTTCTGCAGCATGGTGGTCAGTTGTTTCTGCTGCTGGGACATTTGAGCTGGATACCATGTTTGCTGGAGTATAGCTGTTGGTTGTTTCTGCAGGATAGGCATTGGGGCAAGTTGCGTCTGCAGCATTGGAGCTGGATGCCACTCTTGCTGGGGCATggcggtcggttgcttctgctgcagaGGCATGGAGACCAGATGCTTCTGGGGCATTTGACCTGGATATCTCACTTGCTGCGTTATGGTGGCCGGTTGCTTCTGCTCCTGGGGCATTTGAACTGGATACCACACTTGCTGAGGCATGGTGATCAGTTCCTTCTGCCGCCGAGTTGCAGCGGCTCGTTGCTTCTGGACCATTTTAGCTGGATACCACACGTCATGAGGCTGCTGGGGAATGGGGGCCAGTTGCCACACTTGCTGAAGCATGGCAGCCGGTTGCTTATGCAGCTGGGGCATTTGAGCGGAATGCCACAGTTGTGGTGGAATGGCGGGCAGATCCTTCTGCAGTTGACGCAGAGGGACTGGTTGCTCCTGGCGAAATTGAGCTGGATGCCACATTTGCTGAGACTGGGGCATGGCGGTCAGGTCAATCTGCTGCTGAGGTTCAGCGGCGGGTTGCTTCTGCTGCTGGGGCTTTTGAGCTGGAtaccacacttgctggggcatgGCAGTCAGTTGCTTCTGCAGCTTTTGAGCTGGATGCAACACTTGCTGAGGTTGCTGGCTAATGGCGGCCGGTTCCTTCTGCTGCTGAGGTTCAGTAGCTGGTTGCTTTTGCTGCTGGGGAAATTGAGCTGGATGCCACACTTTCTGGTGAATGGTGGCCGGTTGCTTCTGCTGCATTTGAGCTGGATACCATGTTTGCTGGGGCATAGCTGTTGGTTGTTTCTGCGGTATATCCATTGGTGCCAGTTGCTTCTGGGGCATGGTGGTCAGTTCCGTCTGCTGCTGAGGCCCAGTAGCTGGTTGCTTTTGCTGCTGGGGAATTTGAACTGGATACCGCACTTGCTGAGGTGCCTGGGGCATGGGGTCCAGTTGCTTTTGCAGGATGGAGGCCAGATGTTTGTTGTTCTTCGGTCAGCTGCGCTTGCAACTGAGCTGTTGGAGAGATGTATTTTCCATATCCTTTAGACCTAAGTGAGCCTGCATAGAGACATACTGCATCAGAACCTGATACATGATAGTCATCACCTAGGTTAGAAACAAAGTAAAATGCCAGCCTTGGAAGTAATTGGAACCGCAACTGTTACTTGAAATTAATGTGTAGAAACTCACTTGATGTAGAAGAGGTTATCCCGCCAATTAGCAGGCAACAAAACCaagaaaatctaaaaagaaaatatataaaataaaaacgtATGTTATAAACATAGCTACCTGTAACACCTGAAGGACAAGGGAAACAAACTAGAGCAATACTTTTAAAAACCTACCTGAAAGTGATTCCAATCACGGCCATGTTGCGCCTCGAAACCTCACCAGTAATCAGAACTAATGGCCGATATAAGCCCTAGTTTAATATCCCTTTTGCTGTATCTGGCAGGCTTTTTGGTTGCTCCTTTTAAACAAATCCCAGACCCTTCTAATGTCATTGGCTAATTAAGGACAGCTGTAAGTCCCTGAACTACATTTGATTCCTAATTCCAAATTGACCGCTAAATCCTACACCCTGGAATAAACATGTCTGTGAATCAGAAATGATTGAAAAGGTATAAGCAATATGGCCACAATTGCATCCAGCCTATCAGAAGTCAAGGTGAAGCAATTACCATATTGCTATAACCTATCGGATCGTTTCAAATGCCAATAAGTGACTAAGTGGTTGGGCTAGGGGTTGATTTGGAATTCAGAAATGTACTCAGGTATGGTTGATTCTCTAATTGAGTTCCTGACAGGTTTGACAGCCCTTACTCTAAAGCACACGTCAAACTCATttcacggagggccgagtgtctgtgggtttttgCTCCTTCCTTgtaggaaaaaacaaaaacctacagacactaggccctccatggactgagtttgacacccctgctctaaagTAGGAAACACATTTTTGTCTTGGCACTAcattgtcatttacaaaatagcctccaataccctactcaacaaattggatgcagtctatcacagtgcaatccgttttgtcaccaaagccccatatactacccaccattgcgacctgtacgctctcgttggctggccctcgcttcatactcgtcgccaaacccactggctccatgtcatctacaagaccctgctaggtaaagtccccccttatctcagctcgctggtcaccatagcatctcccacctgtagcacacgctccagcaggtatatctctctagtcacccccaaaaccaattctttctttggccgcctctccttccagttctctgctgccaatgactggaacgaactacaaaaatctcttaaattggaaacacttatctccctcactatctttaagcaccaactgtcagagcatcttacagattactgcacctgtacatagcccacctataatttagcccaaacaactacctctttcccaactgtatttaattaatttatttattttgctcctttgcaccccattatttttatttctactttgcacattcttccattgcaaaactaccattccagtgttttacttgctatattgtatttactttgccaccatggccttttttgcctttacctcccttctcacctaatttgctcacattgtatatagacttgtttttttttactgtattattgactgtatgtttgttttactccatgtgtaactctgtgtcgttgtatgtgtcgaactgctttgctttatcttggccaggtcgcaattgtaaatgagaacttgttctcaacttgcttacctggttaaataaaggtgaaataaataaataaaattgatcAGTTTAAGTTATAGCTTGTACAAAATTCACTTGGTTCATTTGAAGATTAGAGGCTGAATGAGCAGTTAGGCACCATTATTTTACACATGCCTTTTAAACCGTGTGTTTCATTCAGCATAGCAACATTAAATGGATTACAGTTTCATTTGCACAAAGTGCCAACATCTTAGACAAATTCTGATTTCAGACAGACACCAATTAAACACTCATGTTATGCTTTTGATGATCTGAGTCTTTAATTTTTCAGAGGCAAACATACAGTAGGGCTCGTTTGAGTGGTAAGGCTAAAGCAACTGACTGTAGACCAAAGTCAAGAAGTAAAGTCAGGAGAGGTGCATCTGCGACAACCGAAAGTCGGATACTAACTTCAttttccaacagcaaggctcagatcaCCATGGCAGTGTTGCCATTGTTTATAAAAGGTTTCCTTTATAATGTAAAACTGTGCTTTGACATATGCATTGACGGGTCTTAGATTTTTAGACTGGGTATCTCTAAAATGCTTTGTGACTACTGCTGATGCAAAAAAGGGCTTTTAAGAAATACATATGATTGACAGAGTTGTGATGTTATAAAAAATAATAtaacaatattattattattatcat contains:
- the LOC115142383 gene encoding serine/threonine-protein kinase Wnk-like isoform X1 — protein: MPQAPQQVRYPVQIPQQQKQPATGPQQQTELTTMPQKQLAPMDIPQKQPTAMPQQTWYPAQMQQKQPATIHQKVWHPAQFPQQQKQPATEPQQQKEPAAISQQPQQVLHPAQKLQKQLTAMPQQVWYPAQKPQQQKQPAAEPQQQIDLTAMPQSQQMWHPAQFRQEQPVPLRQLQKDLPAIPPQLWHSAQMPQLHKQPAAMLQQVWQLAPIPQQPHDVWYPAKMVQKQRAAATRRQKELITMPQQVWYPVQMPQEQKQPATITQQVRYPGQMPQKHLVSMPLQQKQPTAMPQQEWHPAPMLQTQLAPMPILQKQPTAILQQTWYPAQMSQQQKQLTTMLQKQPAPMPQPQKEQATLPPQVWHPAQMPQQQKQPATETRQQIEPTAMPQPPQQVWHPNQFPQEQKQPAPMHLPQKELTAIPQQLWQTAQMPQQHKQPAAMLQQVLHLAQKQPAPMPQQPHDVWYPAKMVQKQQVAALTAMPQTHQQVWHPAQSPQQQKQPASTPLPQEQPTAVSQQVWYPAQMSQQRKLHTAMPQQQLTAMPQQKHYQSTEDGASGSAQASIVEQSGVIPIYSYSSKSHYENGRTVFSQIGYTPREAMPVDSGNAPKDGYVSFGAPSIYPPLVKDSARKLLVLLLLQSYGIHIQFYFQKCLVSLK
- the LOC115142383 gene encoding serine/threonine-protein kinase Wnk-like isoform X2, giving the protein MPQAPQQVRYPVQIPQQQKQPATGPQQQTELTTMPQKQLAPMDIPQKQPTAMPQQTWYPAQMQQKQPATIHQKVWHPAQFPQQQKQPATEPQQQKEPAAISQQPQQVLHPAQKLQKQLTAMPQQVWYPAQKPQQQKQPAAEPQQQIDLTAMPQSQQMWHPAQFRQEQPVPLRQLQKDLPAIPPQLWHSAQMPQLHKQPAAMLQQVWQLAPIPQQPHDVWYPAKMVQKQRAAATRRQKELITMPQQVWYPVQMPQEQKQPATITQQVRYPGQMPQKHLVSMPLQQKQPTAMPQQEWHPAPMLQTQLAPMPILQKQPTAILQQTWYPAQMSQQQKQLTTMLQKQPAPMPQPQKEQATLPPQVWHPAQMPQQQKQPATETRQQIEPTAMPQPPQQVWHPNQFPQEQKQPAPMHLPQKELTAIPQQLWQTAQMPQQHKQPAAMLQQVLHLAQKQPAPMPQQPHDVWYPAKMVQKQQVAALTAMPQTHQQVWHPAQSPQQQKQPASTPLPQEQPTAVSQQVWYPAQMSQQRKLHTAMPQQQLTAMPQQKHYQSTEDGASGSAQASIVEQSGVIPIYSYSSKSHYENGRTVFSQIGYTPREAMPVDSGNAPKDGYVSFGAPSIYPPLVKDSAR